Proteins from a single region of Apium graveolens cultivar Ventura chromosome 7, ASM990537v1, whole genome shotgun sequence:
- the LOC141674016 gene encoding receptor-like protein kinase HERK 1, which produces MLSKFQHIHLVSLVGYCDDCEEMILVYDYMSRGTLADHLHKRVRNGNNSLPSLTWVQRFKFCVGATHGLDYLHTGTSVESGVIHRDVKSTNIVLDENGATKISDFGLSKTGPANQIRTYVSTHVKCTVGYPDAFYVSTHQLIRKSDVYACGVVLFEVLCGRPAVDKSLDEEQMNLAEWDQITNPNIKRETFPDSLSAYIKVAIKCLY; this is translated from the exons ATGCTTTCCAAGTTTCAACACATCCATTTAGTCTCCCTTGTTGGTTACTGTGACGATTGTGAGGAGATGATCCTAGTTTATGATTATATGTCTCGTGGAACACTTGCTGATCATCTGCATAAAAGGGTCAGAAATGGTAATAATTCTTTGCCTTCTCTGACATGGGTGCAGCGATTCAAGTTTTGTGTTGGGGCAACTCATGGATTAGACTATCTTCACACTGGTACAAGTGTTGAGAGTGGAGTCATACACAGAGATGTGAAGAGCACAAAC ATTGTACTTGACGAGAACGGTGCAACTAAAATTTCAGACTTTGGATTGTCCAAAACAGGCCCAGCAAATCAGATACGTACATACGTAAGCACCCATGTCAAATGCACAGTCGGTTATCCAGATGCATTTTATGTCTCAACTCACCAATTGATCAGGAAATCTGATGTCTATGCCTGTGGCGTGGTGTTGTTTGAGGTCTTGTGCGGAAGACCAGCAGTTGATAAGAGTCTGGATGAAGAGCAAATGAATTTAGCTGAATGGGACCAGATAACTAATCCCAATATCAAGCGAGAAACTTTCCCTGATTCCTTAAGTGCTTATATAAAGGTTGCAATCAAGTGTTTATATTAA
- the LOC141670631 gene encoding uncharacterized protein LOC141670631 isoform X2, with amino-acid sequence MHFLGTASHTFIPLQHLKPVRSNASETPPPLKKPKEIRVCLHRICSRKGSIETLQVLTDLAPPDLTVKSCGCLGKCGIGPNVVVLPGPVFVSHLGTAAKAAQLLSSFCGGGVGDWSRSLEGLALKKRAESEMEKSSFSEAEGLLSQVKSSFSVYICCT; translated from the exons ATGCATTTTCTGGGAACAGCATCTCACACTTTCATTCCACTACAACACCTCAAACCTGTTCGATCAAATGCCTCAGAGACACCACCACCCTTAAAAAAACCTAAAGAAATAAGGGTATGTTTACACAGAATCTGCAGTCGAAAAGGGTCCATAGAAACCCTACAAGTGCTCACTGATCTTGCACCACCTGACTTGACTGTCAAGTCTTGTGGGTGTCTTGGTAAATGTGGGATTGGTCCTAATGTTGTGGTGCTTCCCGGGCCTGTTTTTGTCAGTCATTTAGGGACTGCTGCTAAGGCTGCTCAGCTTTTGTCGAGTTTTTGTGGAGGGGGAGTTGGGGATTGGAGTAGGAGTCTTGAAGGTCTTGCTTTGAAGAAGAGAGCTGAGAGTGAAATGGAGAAGTCGAGTTTCTCGGAAGCTGAAGGATTACTGTCACAG GTGAAGTCGAGTTTCTCCGTCTATATATGTTGTACGTGA
- the LOC141672388 gene encoding uncharacterized protein LOC141672388 produces MHFLGTSSHTFIPLQHLKPVRSNASETPPPLKKPKEIRVCLHRICSRKGSIETLQVLTDLAPPDLTVKSCGCLGKCGIGPNVVVLPGPVFVSHLGTAAKAAQLLSSFCGGGVGDWSRSLEGLALKKRAESEMEKSSFSEAEGLLSQAIELKPPGGLHVLYKDRAAARIAIGNVSDALEDVKEALTLAPNYTEAYIVQGDAFMAIEQFDGAEGSYSKALELDPSIRRSKSFKVRIVKLQEKVIITQ; encoded by the exons ATGCATTTTCTGGGAACATCATCTCACACTTTCATTCCACTACAACACCTCAAACCTGTTCGATCAAATGCCTCAGAGACACCACCACCCTTAAAAAAACCTAAAGAAATAAGGGTATGTTTACACAGAATCTGCAGTCGAAAAGGGTCCATAGAAACCCTACAAGTGCTCACTGATCTTGCACCACCTGACTTGACTGTCAAGTCTTGTGGGTGTCTTGGTAAATGTGGGATTGGTCCTAATGTTGTGGTGCTTCCCGGGCCTGTTTTTGTCAGTCATTTAGGGACTGCTGCTAAGGCTGCTCAGCTTTTGTCGAGTTTTTGTGGAGGGGGAGTTGGGGATTGGAGTAGGAGTCTTGAAGGTCTTGCTTTGAAGAAGAGAGCTGAGAGTGAAATGGAGAAGTCGAGTTTCTCGGAAGCTGAAGGATTACTGTCACAG GCAATAGAACTTAAACCACCTGGAGGATTACACGTTCTGTATAAGGACAG GGCTGCTGCAAGGATTGCCATAGGTAATGTAAGTGATGCTCTTGAAGATGTTAAAGAGGCTTTGACTCTGGCTCCCAACTATACTGAG GCTTATATTGTCCAAGGTGATGCTTTCATGGCCATTGAGCAGTTTGATGGTGCTGAGGGGTCCTATTCTAAGGCTTTAGAGCTAGATCCTTCCATTCGACGATCCAAATCATTCAAG GTTCGCATTGTAAAGCTTCAAGAGAAAGTCATTATTACTCAATGA
- the LOC141670631 gene encoding uncharacterized protein LOC141670631 isoform X3 — translation MHFLGTASHTFIPLQHLKPVRSNASETPPPLKKPKEIRVCLHRICSRKGSIETLQVLTDLAPPDLTVKSCGCLGKCGIGPNVVVLPGPVFVSHLGTAAKAAQLLSSFCGGGVGDWSRSLEGLALKKRAESEMEKSSFSEAEGLLSQVNGNIGSGDL, via the exons ATGCATTTTCTGGGAACAGCATCTCACACTTTCATTCCACTACAACACCTCAAACCTGTTCGATCAAATGCCTCAGAGACACCACCACCCTTAAAAAAACCTAAAGAAATAAGGGTATGTTTACACAGAATCTGCAGTCGAAAAGGGTCCATAGAAACCCTACAAGTGCTCACTGATCTTGCACCACCTGACTTGACTGTCAAGTCTTGTGGGTGTCTTGGTAAATGTGGGATTGGTCCTAATGTTGTGGTGCTTCCCGGGCCTGTTTTTGTCAGTCATTTAGGGACTGCTGCTAAGGCTGCTCAGCTTTTGTCGAGTTTTTGTGGAGGGGGAGTTGGGGATTGGAGTAGGAGTCTTGAAGGTCTTGCTTTGAAGAAGAGAGCTGAGAGTGAAATGGAGAAGTCGAGTTTCTCGGAAGCTGAAGGATTACTGTCACAG GTGAATGGAAATATTGGTTCGGGAGATTTGTAG
- the LOC141670631 gene encoding uncharacterized protein LOC141670631 isoform X1 yields MHFLGTASHTFIPLQHLKPVRSNASETPPPLKKPKEIRVCLHRICSRKGSIETLQVLTDLAPPDLTVKSCGCLGKCGIGPNVVVLPGPVFVSHLGTAAKAAQLLSSFCGGGVGDWSRSLEGLALKKRAESEMEKSSFSEAEGLLSQYDQIMLNSSYLKILCKI; encoded by the exons ATGCATTTTCTGGGAACAGCATCTCACACTTTCATTCCACTACAACACCTCAAACCTGTTCGATCAAATGCCTCAGAGACACCACCACCCTTAAAAAAACCTAAAGAAATAAGGGTATGTTTACACAGAATCTGCAGTCGAAAAGGGTCCATAGAAACCCTACAAGTGCTCACTGATCTTGCACCACCTGACTTGACTGTCAAGTCTTGTGGGTGTCTTGGTAAATGTGGGATTGGTCCTAATGTTGTGGTGCTTCCCGGGCCTGTTTTTGTCAGTCATTTAGGGACTGCTGCTAAGGCTGCTCAGCTTTTGTCGAGTTTTTGTGGAGGGGGAGTTGGGGATTGGAGTAGGAGTCTTGAAGGTCTTGCTTTGAAGAAGAGAGCTGAGAGTGAAATGGAGAAGTCGAGTTTCTCGGAAGCTGAAGGATTACTGTCACAG TACGATCAAATTATGCTCAATTCCTCCTACCTCAAGATTTTATGCAAGATTTAA
- the LOC141672805 gene encoding putative aspartic proteinase GIP2: MSSSIHHYGLIFMFFATAIFSVSSSAAKFKQPNPTAFLFPIRKDTKTLQYYTTLEISSQNNYVQLVLDLGGQHTWLDCGAKLLSTFKAVDCHSKKCENYEGSGCMRCGTDPVANVGCIHDACGVSYRNPFEDREINRGLGEDAMFAESTNGLSVGLSYQLPKPFPFSCLEPDQYNFGGLSNLTKGMTGLMNTPTSLHAQLSTQFKVPHKFALCLPSTSDSKLGHMFIGGRPYTFPPYNKDIGRELITAKLVSYPVSTAVFYTVGDPLDKYYIDVKSISVDHKLVSFNSSLLSIDKEGTGGTTLSTVTPYTQLETSIYKALVSAFTKAAAFRKMKKVKPVAPFGACYKAKSIAKSQTGPVVPYIDINLGGSKQHWRFYGANSMVSVKKDVLCLAFVDGGPSQSSIVIGGHQMENYLIEFDLVTPKVGISTSLLFYNTTCSQSRLM; encoded by the coding sequence ATGTCTTCTTCCATTCACCACTATGGTCTAATCTTCATGTTTTTTGCTACTGCAATATTTTCTGTTTCGAGTAGTGCAGCCAAGTTTAAACAACCAAACCCCACTGCCTTTCTTTTTCCCATAAGAAAAGATACAAAAACACTTCAATACTACACTACATTAGAGATTTCTAGTCAAAACAACTATGTACAACTAGTGCTGGATCTCGGTGGCCAACACACCTGGTTGGATTGTGGTGCTAAGCTATTATCGACCTTTAAGGCCGTCGATTGCCACTCCAAAAAATGTGAAAACTATGAGGGCAGCGGATGCATGCGATGTGGTACTGACCCTGTTGCAAATGTAGGCTGCATACACGATGCCTGTGGTGTCTCATACAGAAATCCATTCGAAGATAGAGAAATTAACCGAGGCCTAGGAGAAGATGCTATGTTTGCTGAGTCTACCAATGGCTTATCAGTTGGATTAAGCTACCAACTTCCTAAACCATTCCCATTCTCGTGTTTGGAACCAGACCAATATAATTTCGGAGGCCTGTCCAATTTAACCAAAGGTATGACAGGCCTTATGAATACACCAACTTCATTACATGCACAACTGTCAACACAGTTCAAGGTACCTCATAAATTTGCTCTTTGTTTGCCTTCAACATCTGATTCTAAACTTGGTCACATGTTTATTGGTGGGAGGCCTTACACATTTCCGCCATATAATAAAGATATTGGCAGAGAACTGATCACTGCGAAACTTGTCAGTTATCCTGTCAGCACTGCAGTTTTTTATACAGTAGGTGACCCTTTGGATAAATATTACATAGATGTTAAATCTATTAGTGTTGATCATAAACTTGTCTCTTTCAATTCTTCTTTGCTATCCATCGACAAAGAAGGCACTGGGGGCACTACATTAAGTACTGTCACTCCTTACACACAATTAGAGACATCGATTTATAAGGCTCTTGTTAGCGCTTTTACTAAGGCTGCAGCGTTCAGGAAGATGAAAAAAGTAAAACCAGTAGCACCCTTTGGAGCATGTTACAAAGCAAAATCTATAGCCAAAAGCCAGACAGGACCTGTAGTGCCATACATCGATATTAATCTGGGAGGGAGCAAGCAGCATTGGAGATTTTACGGTGCCAATTCGATGGTCTCAGTCAAGAAGGACGTTTTATGCCTGGCATTTGTCGATGGAGGGCCATCTCAGTCTTCAATCGTCATAGGAGGCCATCAAATGGAGAATTATCTTATTGAGTTTGATCTCGTTACCCCGAAAGTGGGAATCAGCACTTCACTTTTATTTTATAACACAACTTGTTCTCAATCTCGACTCATGTAG
- the LOC141674018 gene encoding ammonium transporter 3 member 2-like produces the protein MIAATVVGLQSVPGLVILYGSIVKKKWAVNSAFMALYAFAAVILCWVTWAYNMSFGEKLVPFWGKATPALGQQFLMKQTQLPATTHYFQNGTVQTALIMSFFPMASMEGVARILLLSRGLTVGGKFLVSPLVMSVQFNQPIIDNVIGDALR, from the exons ATGATAGCCGCCACAGTAGTTGGCCTCCAAAGTGTCCCGGGTCTTGTTATCCTGTATGGAAGCATTGTCAAGAAAAAATGGGCAGTAAACTCTGCTTTCATGGCCCTCTATGCATTTGCAGCGGTGATTTTATGTTGGGTAACATGGGCTTATAACATGTCATTTGGCGAAAAACTCGTTCCTTTCTGGGGAAAAGCTACTCCTGCTTTAGGCCAACAATTCCTTATGAAACAAACACAATTGCCTGCTACAACACATTATTTCCAAAATGGGACCGTGCAGACAGCCCTGATTATGTCGTTTTTTCCTATGGCATCTATG GAAGGTGTGGCTCGAATACTTTTACTGTCAAGGGGTTTAACAGTTGGAGGAAA ATTCTTGGTTTCGCCCCTGGTCATGTCGGTCCAATTTAACCAACCAATTATAGATAACGTTATTGGTGATGCTCTAAGGTGA